The following coding sequences lie in one Glycine max cultivar Williams 82 chromosome 19, Glycine_max_v4.0, whole genome shotgun sequence genomic window:
- the RBCS2 gene encoding ribulose bisphosphate carboxylase small subunit, chloroplastic 2, translated as MASSMISSPAVTTVNRAGAGMVAPFTGLKSMAGFPTRKTNNDITSIASNGGRVQCMQVWPPVGKKKFETLSYLPDLDDAQLAKEVEYLLRKGWIPCLEFELEHGFVYREHNRSPGYYDGRYWTMWKLPMFGCTDASQVLKELQEAKTAYPNGFIRIIGFDNVRQVQCISFIAYKPPGF; from the exons ATGGCTTCCTCAATGATCTCTTCCCCAGCTGTTACCACTGTCAACCGTGCCGGTGCCGGCATGGTTGCTCCATTCACTGGCCTCAAGTCCATGGCTGGCTTCCCCACCAGGAAGACCAACAATGACATTACCTCCATTGCTAGCAACGGTGGAAGAGTGCAATGCATGCAG GTGTGGCCACCAGTTGGCAAGAAGAAGTTTGAGACTCTTTCCTACCTGCCAGACCTTGATGATGCACAATTGGCAAAGGAAGTAGAATACCTTCTTAGGAAGGGATGGATTCCTTGCTTGGAATTCGAGTTGGAG CACGGTTTCGTGTACCGTGAGCACAACAGGTCACCAGGATACTACGATGGACGCTACTGGACCATGTGGAAGCTGCCTATGTTTGGTTGCACTGATGCTTCTCAGGTGTTGAAGGAGCTTCAAGAGGCTAAGACTGCATACCCCAACGGCTTCATCCGTATCATCGGATTCGACAACGTTCGCCAAGTGCAGTGCATCAGCTTCATCGCCTACAAGCCCCCAGGCTTCTAA
- the LOC102661863 gene encoding protein MAIN-LIKE 1-like isoform X2: MVDAATQDTGAETDAQDTGAETDGDELEGFLGGPRDPLVLTEYADHVAGSVWSGQEHLELKLCSHGRKVHNLGRSIPAIEDMVAGTGLSPLIACSIDTGDRGLISSFVERWHRETSNFHLPVGEVSITLDDIASLLHLPIVGAFHDFQPLCTDETVLLLVELLMVSAEVAMTETGQCGGPYVRL, encoded by the exons ATGGTAGATGCTGCCACACAGGACACCGGTGCAGAGACTGACGCACAGGATACCGGTGCAGAGACTGACGGGGACGAGCTTGAGGGATTTCTTGGTGGACCCAGGGACCCATTAGTGCTTACAGAGTATGCTGACCATGTTGCGGGCAGCGTATGGTCTGGAcag gaacATCTTGAGTTGAAGTTATGCTCCCATGGGAGGAAGGTGCATAACTTGGGCAGGTCTATTCCTGCAATTGAGGACATGGTTGCTGGGACAGGATTAAGTCCTTTGATCGCGTGTTCAATAGACACCGGCGATCGGGGACTTATATCCTCCTTTGTTGAGAGGTGGCACCGGGAGACTTCTAATTTCCATCTTCCTGTGGGGGAGGTTTCGATCACGCTGGATGACATCGCGTCTCTTCTCCATCTGCCTATCGTTGGCGCATTCCATGACTTCCAGCCTTTGTGCACCGACGAGACGGTGTTGCTGTTGGTTGAGTTACTGATGGTCTCAGCAGAGGTGGCCATGACCGAGACAGGCCAATGTGGTGGACCATACGTACGCCTGTAG
- the LOC102661863 gene encoding protein MAINTENANCE OF MERISTEMS-like isoform X1: MYNQLNDASLSTSRQFAGYITLLQCWIYEHFPSVAECNADPDYDEVLPRACRWIATKKTVKKLSTATYRQCMDRLRILDACWMPYAEHRPVQNFHPISCFSGKLCKGPAVVRYRLERFMHQFGYIQCIPAHPVHSWVSYDDMDDTWTHYSDHLEAAGDLCVVSGQCAPDYIDWFFVISHPFMTAPQTNPPRDAYAMQPSHIPHEAAPTSTHVDPDANEPRHAVVSVTIWLDVCHLLQLF; the protein is encoded by the exons ATGTACAATCAACTTAATGATGCCAGTCTCAGCACCAGCCGACAGTTTGCTGGTTATATCACCTTGTTACAA TGTTGGATATACGAGCACTTTCCTTCAGTTGCAGAGTGCAATGCTGATCCGGACTACGACGAGGTGTTACCACGTGCATGTCGGTGGATTGCGACAAAGAAGACTGTGAAGAAGCTATCTACAGCGACGTACAGGCAGTGCATGGATCGTCTGAGGATCCTGGATGCCTGCTGGATGCCATATGCGGAGCACCGACCTGTGCAGAACTTTCATCCGATTTCGTGCTTCTCTGGAAAGCTCTGCAAGGGGCCTGCTGTTGTCAGATACAGACTGGAGAGGTTTATGCACCAGTTTGGCTACATCCAGTGCATTCCTGCACACCCTGTCCATTCATGGGTGTCATATGATGACATGGACGATACGTGGACGCACTACTCAGACCATCTGGAGGCAGCAGGTGATCTATGTGTTGTGTCAGGTCAGTGTGCGCCTGACTACATAGACTGGTTCTTCGTCATATCGCATCCATTCATGACTGCACCACAGACGAATCCTCCTCGAGATGCATATGCGATGCAGCCCAGTCATATCCCTCATGAGGCAGCACCGACATCGACACATGTGGATCCTGATGCAAACGAGCccagacatgcagtggtaagtgtTACTATTTGGTTAGATGTATGCCATTtacttcaattattttaa